A stretch of the Arthrobacter stackebrandtii genome encodes the following:
- a CDS encoding SixA phosphatase family protein encodes MSEHHIKRLILMRHAKAAFPLGVEDHDRPLAQRGHTEAPLAGKWLVENAVVPDFILCSSALRTRQTCTWVCQQLADKAPTPKLERGLYEAGATQMLSVVNHVPETVNTLMVISHMPGIQSLALRLASRDSDQDAYMDLASGFPTSAFAVFEHTGDWATLDGQDAELKNFVVPR; translated from the coding sequence ATGAGCGAACACCACATCAAACGGCTGATCCTGATGCGCCACGCCAAGGCCGCATTCCCGCTGGGCGTGGAGGACCACGACCGCCCGCTGGCACAGCGCGGCCACACCGAGGCGCCGCTGGCCGGCAAATGGCTGGTGGAGAACGCCGTGGTGCCCGACTTCATCCTGTGTTCCTCGGCGCTGCGCACCCGGCAGACCTGCACCTGGGTCTGCCAGCAGCTGGCGGACAAGGCGCCCACCCCCAAGCTGGAACGCGGCCTGTATGAGGCAGGTGCCACCCAGATGCTCTCCGTTGTGAACCATGTTCCGGAGACCGTCAACACGCTCATGGTCATCAGCCACATGCCGGGAATCCAGTCGCTGGCGCTGCGGCTGGCCTCGCGGGACTCGGACCAGGACGCCTACATGGACCTGGCCTCCGGGTTTCCCACCAGCGCCTTCGCCGTGTTTGAGCACACCGGCGACTGGGCCACCCTGGACGGGCAGGATGCCGAACTGAAGAACTTCGTGGTGCCACGGTAG
- a CDS encoding winged helix-turn-helix domain-containing protein — MSVASGYVHISVRNAAKAGARTSGARTAHLEHTGYSARAETATAADRLRAVPHAESSPMTAPTPVIAGAGSDRLRGVSPDNVARGFVLYVGVDEDTAAAAGTSLAKLAQDIRTYAQSLVPQAQSYAAVAIAPADAVGTPLDVVRSTFGDPTVPVRPRPEAIPAPPADQRPSGVLIDLARREVHLDGDTLNLTFKEFELLNYLVENGARTVCRDELLENLWGGGEEAPNERTIDVHVRRLRSKLGRLANTVRTVRGEGYRFYEHPEVVIWAAPEYSI, encoded by the coding sequence ATGTCAGTAGCATCCGGATACGTCCACATCTCTGTAAGAAATGCCGCCAAGGCAGGCGCCCGCACGTCCGGCGCACGCACCGCCCACCTTGAGCACACCGGCTACAGTGCCCGCGCTGAAACCGCCACCGCCGCAGACCGCCTTCGCGCGGTGCCCCATGCCGAGAGCAGCCCCATGACAGCACCCACGCCCGTTATTGCCGGAGCCGGTTCGGACCGCTTGCGCGGCGTCAGCCCCGACAACGTCGCCCGCGGCTTTGTGCTGTATGTCGGCGTTGATGAAGACACGGCCGCGGCTGCCGGAACCTCCCTGGCCAAGCTCGCCCAGGACATCCGCACCTATGCCCAGAGCCTCGTCCCGCAGGCACAGAGCTACGCGGCAGTCGCCATCGCCCCGGCCGACGCCGTGGGCACCCCGCTCGACGTCGTGCGCTCCACGTTCGGCGACCCCACCGTCCCGGTCCGCCCGCGCCCGGAGGCCATCCCGGCCCCGCCCGCCGACCAGCGCCCCTCCGGCGTCCTCATCGACCTGGCCCGCCGCGAAGTCCACCTGGACGGGGACACCCTGAACCTGACTTTCAAGGAGTTTGAACTGCTGAACTACCTCGTGGAAAACGGTGCCCGCACCGTCTGCCGCGACGAGCTCCTGGAAAACCTGTGGGGCGGCGGCGAGGAAGCCCCCAACGAGCGCACCATCGACGTCCATGTCCGCCGGCTGCGCTCCAAGCTGGGCCGCCTGGCCAACACGGTCCGCACGGTCCGCGGCGAAGGCTACCGCTTCTACGAGCACCCCGAAGTCGTCATCTGGGCCGCCCCGGAATACTCCATCTAG
- a CDS encoding MFS transporter, producing MNSMFRALKVFNYRLWVTGALVSNIGTWMQRVAQDWLVLTVLTNNSGTAAGIVTGLQFLPIVFLGPYAGLLGDRVNKRRLLLLTQTAMGFCALVLGVLVVTGAVELWHVYVLAFLLGVASAFDAPSRQAFVSEVVEKEDVPNAVALNSASFNLARLAGPGVAGIVIALVGTGPAFLINAASFGAVILSLLRMRTSELVPAVHVPRAKGQIREGLVYIRQRPDLLMIMVLVFVVGTFGMNFQITNALMATTVFHLGPGEYGLLGSVMAVGTLAAALLAARRRTMRMLYVVGGALAFGVTVAVAAFMPTFGWYALALVPVGLASLTFMNACNTTVQLTTDAAMRGRVLAVYMVVLQGGTPIGAPLVGWIATEFGARWSLGMGAVAAMAAGMLALLLMNRRNNVRFRDQVRQLRPSFMVHGLHRAGPGA from the coding sequence ATGAATTCCATGTTCCGTGCCCTGAAAGTGTTCAACTACCGGCTGTGGGTGACGGGAGCGCTGGTGTCCAACATCGGCACGTGGATGCAGCGCGTTGCCCAGGACTGGCTGGTGCTGACGGTGCTGACCAACAATTCCGGCACGGCCGCCGGCATTGTCACGGGCCTGCAGTTCCTGCCCATCGTCTTCCTTGGCCCCTACGCCGGGCTGCTGGGCGACCGCGTCAACAAGCGCCGGCTGCTGCTGCTCACCCAGACGGCCATGGGGTTCTGTGCGCTTGTGCTGGGAGTCCTGGTGGTGACCGGGGCCGTCGAGCTGTGGCATGTGTACGTGCTGGCCTTCCTGCTGGGCGTGGCCAGCGCCTTTGACGCCCCGTCGCGGCAGGCGTTTGTCTCCGAAGTCGTCGAAAAGGAGGACGTGCCCAACGCCGTCGCACTCAACAGTGCGTCCTTCAACCTGGCGCGGCTGGCCGGACCGGGCGTGGCAGGGATCGTGATTGCCCTGGTGGGGACGGGGCCGGCGTTCCTCATCAACGCGGCGAGCTTCGGCGCCGTCATCCTTTCGCTGCTGCGGATGCGCACCAGCGAGCTGGTGCCGGCCGTGCACGTGCCGCGCGCCAAGGGGCAGATCCGGGAGGGGCTGGTGTACATCCGCCAGCGCCCCGACCTGCTGATGATCATGGTGCTGGTGTTTGTGGTGGGCACCTTTGGCATGAACTTCCAGATCACAAACGCGCTCATGGCCACCACCGTGTTCCACCTGGGGCCGGGGGAATACGGGCTGCTGGGTTCGGTCATGGCCGTGGGCACCCTCGCAGCGGCGCTGCTCGCCGCGCGGCGCAGGACCATGCGGATGCTTTATGTTGTGGGCGGCGCGCTGGCCTTTGGCGTCACGGTGGCGGTGGCCGCATTCATGCCCACGTTTGGCTGGTACGCGCTGGCGCTGGTGCCCGTGGGGCTGGCGTCGCTGACGTTCATGAACGCCTGCAACACCACCGTCCAGCTGACCACGGACGCGGCCATGCGCGGGCGGGTGCTCGCCGTGTACATGGTGGTGCTGCAGGGCGGCACGCCGATCGGGGCGCCGCTGGTGGGGTGGATCGCCACCGAGTTCGGTGCGCGCTGGTCCCTTGGCATGGGTGCCGTGGCCGCCATGGCGGCGGGGATGCTTGCCCTGCTCCTGATGAACCGGCGGAACAACGTCCGGTTCCGCGACCAGGTCCGGCAGCTGCGGCCCTCGTTCATGGTCCACGGCCTGCACCGCGCGGGTCCCGGAGCCTGA
- a CDS encoding MarR family winged helix-turn-helix transcriptional regulator, which translates to MTDFSPAGTTPDPSPGAPAPVAQGVGGRKTGKPIGAGALAAELRVAVMRTSRRLRAEAATREISPGQYSVLAGILHSPLTVGQLAAREQVQAPSMTRIVNALAAAELVSREENPEDRRQVLVRITETGSAALLRARSKRTAWLAKQVAALTPQQRATLHEAAVILQEMSS; encoded by the coding sequence ATGACTGACTTTTCCCCTGCAGGCACGACGCCGGACCCTTCCCCGGGTGCCCCGGCCCCCGTTGCGCAGGGGGTGGGCGGGAGGAAAACCGGCAAGCCCATCGGTGCCGGCGCTCTCGCGGCCGAGCTGCGGGTTGCGGTCATGCGCACGTCGCGGCGGCTCCGGGCCGAGGCTGCCACCCGGGAAATCAGCCCCGGCCAGTACTCGGTGCTGGCAGGCATCCTGCACAGCCCGCTGACGGTGGGGCAGCTGGCCGCCCGGGAACAGGTCCAGGCGCCGTCCATGACCCGGATCGTGAACGCCCTGGCCGCGGCGGAGCTGGTCAGCCGGGAGGAGAATCCGGAGGACCGGCGCCAGGTGCTGGTGCGGATCACGGAGACGGGCTCGGCCGCCCTGCTGCGGGCGCGCTCCAAGCGGACGGCGTGGCTGGCGAAGCAGGTGGCGGCGCTGACCCCGCAGCAGCGGGCCACGCTCCATGAGGCGGCCGTGATCCTGCAGGAGATGAGCTCCTGA
- a CDS encoding formylglycine-generating enzyme family protein produces MRGHGPLQLGGLVLTLPALAAIPGGAITLRDARAGTVREAVLAPFSLGRTQLTRAEWHLVTADGGSPPAAVGLPAHPVTWFQAVEFCNAASQRAGLAPAYRIDGRSVDWDVASDGFRLPTEAEWEWAARAGSTAPVYGELAQIAWTAADSVAGPQPVGLKRANSFGLFDMIGNVWEWCWDYADTARYGDYRSLRGGGWDDPQWRARASVRRGSAPDAVLEDVGFRVARGPVGLPGAGAAQGWSAAADRERAAVKGPRPVGWTPLRGL; encoded by the coding sequence GTGCGGGGCCATGGACCACTCCAACTCGGTGGGCTGGTACTGACCCTGCCTGCACTGGCGGCCATTCCCGGCGGTGCCATCACCCTGCGCGACGCCCGCGCCGGCACCGTCCGCGAGGCGGTGCTGGCCCCGTTTTCCCTGGGCCGCACGCAGCTCACCCGAGCCGAGTGGCACCTGGTGACGGCCGACGGCGGGAGCCCGCCTGCCGCCGTCGGCCTCCCCGCGCATCCGGTCACCTGGTTTCAGGCGGTGGAGTTTTGCAACGCGGCCTCCCAACGCGCCGGCCTTGCCCCGGCGTACCGGATCGACGGGCGGTCTGTGGACTGGGATGTTGCCTCGGACGGCTTCCGGCTGCCCACCGAGGCCGAATGGGAGTGGGCCGCGCGGGCCGGGAGCACCGCGCCGGTCTACGGGGAGCTGGCTCAGATTGCGTGGACGGCCGCCGATTCCGTGGCCGGCCCGCAGCCCGTGGGCCTGAAGCGCGCGAACAGCTTCGGCTTGTTCGACATGATCGGCAACGTCTGGGAGTGGTGCTGGGACTACGCCGACACGGCGCGTTACGGCGACTACCGAAGCCTGCGCGGCGGCGGCTGGGATGACCCGCAGTGGAGGGCCCGCGCGTCTGTCCGGCGGGGCAGTGCGCCCGACGCCGTGCTGGAAGACGTCGGGTTCCGTGTGGCTCGCGGGCCGGTTGGCCTGCCCGGGGCCGGAGCCGCACAGGGCTGGTCTGCCGCGGCGGACCGCGAACGTGCCGCCGTCAAGGGCCCGCGGCCGGTGGGCTGGACGCCGCTGCGCGGACTGTAG
- the upp gene encoding uracil phosphoribosyltransferase, which yields MRVLVADHPLIAHKLTVLRDKTTPSPVFRQLTEELVTLLAYEATRGVRVEPVDIETPVTKAIGTGLVKPTPLVVPILRAGLGMLEGMTRLLPTAEVGFLGMARNEETLEAITYAERLPEDLTGRQVYVLDPMLATGGTLIEAFKFLFDRGAADITCICLLAAPEGLAKLEAAHGGRDNVHVVLASIDEGLDENSYIVPGLGDAGDRLYGVVD from the coding sequence ATGCGCGTACTGGTTGCGGATCATCCGCTTATTGCCCACAAGTTGACAGTCCTGCGGGACAAGACCACCCCGTCACCTGTTTTCCGCCAGCTCACCGAGGAATTGGTGACCCTGTTGGCCTACGAGGCGACCCGCGGCGTACGCGTCGAGCCCGTGGACATTGAAACCCCCGTGACCAAGGCCATTGGCACCGGACTGGTCAAGCCCACACCCCTGGTGGTGCCGATCCTGCGCGCCGGCCTGGGCATGCTCGAGGGCATGACCCGCCTGCTTCCCACCGCCGAAGTGGGCTTCCTGGGCATGGCCCGAAACGAGGAAACCCTCGAGGCCATCACCTACGCCGAGCGCCTGCCCGAAGACCTCACGGGCCGCCAGGTCTACGTCCTCGACCCGATGCTGGCCACCGGCGGAACCCTGATCGAGGCGTTCAAGTTCCTCTTTGACCGCGGCGCCGCGGACATCACCTGCATCTGCCTGCTCGCCGCCCCCGAGGGACTGGCCAAGCTGGAAGCCGCCCACGGCGGACGCGACAACGTCCACGTGGTCCTGGCCTCGATCGACGAGGGCCTGGATGAGAACTCCTACATTGTCCCCGGCCTCGGCGACGCCGGCGACCGCCTCTACGGCGTCGTGGACTAG
- the tadA gene encoding tRNA adenosine(34) deaminase TadA translates to MPNTSNFLPLETTTTARHAEWMGLALTEARRALATADVPIGAVVLGPDGEILGLGSNEREAHGDPTAHAEVVAIREAAAKLGTWRLADCTLVVTLEPCTMCAGAIVLARVPRVVFGAWDEKAGAAGSVFDVLRERRLNHWVEVFPGVREDECAALLRDFFGGHRS, encoded by the coding sequence GTGCCCAACACATCGAATTTTCTGCCTTTGGAGACCACCACCACGGCCCGCCACGCCGAATGGATGGGTCTTGCCCTGACGGAGGCACGGCGCGCCTTGGCCACGGCGGATGTGCCAATCGGTGCCGTGGTGCTTGGCCCGGACGGGGAAATCCTGGGCCTGGGCAGCAACGAGCGCGAGGCGCACGGGGACCCCACGGCGCATGCGGAGGTGGTGGCGATCCGGGAGGCGGCGGCAAAGCTGGGCACGTGGCGTCTGGCGGACTGCACCCTGGTGGTGACCCTGGAGCCGTGCACCATGTGTGCCGGGGCGATTGTGCTGGCCCGCGTGCCGCGCGTCGTTTTTGGTGCCTGGGACGAGAAGGCCGGGGCGGCGGGGTCCGTGTTTGACGTGCTGCGTGAACGGCGGCTCAACCACTGGGTCGAGGTGTTTCCCGGGGTCCGCGAGGACGAATGCGCCGCCCTGCTGCGGGATTTCTTCGGCGGCCACCGCAGCTAG
- a CDS encoding DNA glycosylase AlkZ-like family protein, with protein MDNGTRRAWSWHKQGLDGSLAGTSAAELLTKTGWARSIGGANPYLTLFSRAGIRRKQIDSDVAALKIHELPTARGCTYVLGADDFAWGLSLGQGAAEATVKVLDKLGVERREIKDLEDRTLALLQEAAANGTGPLDPKELREKLGAAVRSLGEEGKKKGASTTLPTVLGLLQADGRIRRVPVNGRLDMQRYAYTAWGLPAPQQSPEQARAKLMERYLRWTGGATLKQTQWFTAFTVAQTKAALAAVDAVESTVVDPDGLWMLPADAEAAATFAAPAEEQIQLLAGSDALFLLRRNSADHVAEEDRGLAVGREKLALTADLPDHPIVDRGRIIGLWQYDPGNERIAHWLFHEPTDAVQGRIQEVENWIREDLGDFRSFSLDSPASRQKRIDALNAASR; from the coding sequence ATGGACAATGGAACGCGCCGGGCCTGGAGCTGGCACAAACAAGGCCTGGACGGATCCCTGGCAGGCACCAGCGCCGCCGAGCTCCTCACCAAGACGGGCTGGGCGCGCTCGATCGGCGGCGCCAACCCCTACTTGACGCTGTTCTCCCGTGCCGGCATCCGCAGGAAACAAATCGATTCAGATGTGGCAGCCCTGAAGATCCATGAACTTCCGACGGCGCGCGGCTGCACCTATGTGCTCGGCGCAGACGACTTCGCCTGGGGATTGTCGCTTGGCCAGGGGGCAGCGGAGGCGACGGTGAAAGTGCTCGACAAGCTCGGCGTCGAACGCCGGGAGATCAAGGACCTCGAGGACCGGACGCTCGCCCTGCTGCAGGAAGCGGCCGCCAACGGCACCGGCCCGCTGGACCCGAAGGAGCTGCGGGAGAAGCTGGGCGCCGCCGTCCGCAGCCTCGGCGAGGAAGGCAAGAAGAAGGGCGCCTCCACCACGCTTCCCACCGTCTTGGGGCTCTTGCAGGCCGACGGCCGCATCCGCCGCGTCCCGGTCAACGGCCGGCTCGACATGCAGCGGTACGCCTACACCGCGTGGGGGCTGCCCGCTCCGCAGCAATCGCCGGAACAGGCCCGGGCCAAGCTGATGGAAAGGTACCTGCGCTGGACGGGCGGGGCCACGCTCAAGCAGACCCAGTGGTTCACTGCCTTCACGGTGGCGCAGACCAAGGCCGCGCTCGCCGCCGTGGACGCCGTGGAATCCACCGTGGTGGACCCGGACGGGCTCTGGATGCTGCCGGCCGACGCCGAGGCTGCCGCGACCTTTGCGGCCCCCGCGGAGGAGCAGATCCAGTTGCTGGCCGGCTCCGACGCCCTGTTCCTGCTGCGCCGCAACTCGGCCGACCACGTGGCGGAGGAGGACCGCGGCCTCGCTGTGGGCCGGGAAAAGCTCGCGCTCACGGCTGACCTCCCCGACCACCCCATCGTGGACCGGGGCCGGATCATCGGGCTCTGGCAGTACGACCCCGGCAACGAACGCATTGCCCACTGGCTCTTCCACGAACCCACGGACGCCGTTCAGGGCAGGATCCAGGAAGTGGAGAACTGGATCCGCGAGGATCTCGGCGACTTCCGCTCCTTCAGCCTCGACTCGCCGGCGAGCCGCCAAAAACGGATCGATGCACTCAATGCCGCATCGCGGTAG
- a CDS encoding DUF4132 domain-containing protein, with amino-acid sequence MTVWLDTGIDYKVGVRDGKVIALNKAGKELKTVPAKLKDNEVTANLRDLLEWLAGHEREVGAQINDWMVQSLPVTTELLRQVWADESWRTALTDLVIVPCSSTGVPAPGDGPSGFLRSADTTVGIGLVTLDGESEVLESEHFLIAHPIDLGEDLDDYRAFAAELGIVQNTAQLMRETFTAGERDPESTSIADYADGEFEALQHATSRARTLGYVVKGGFAVCNLTSQGAPVQASYWVGSGDPQYETSTGDLNWVSGGTTLALKDVGAAAFSEGMRMAAAIYAGRKVEAGDDAA; translated from the coding sequence ATGACCGTTTGGCTGGACACTGGCATCGACTACAAGGTGGGTGTGCGCGATGGCAAGGTCATTGCGCTCAACAAAGCCGGCAAGGAACTCAAAACCGTTCCTGCCAAACTCAAGGACAACGAGGTCACCGCGAATCTGCGTGACCTCCTCGAATGGTTGGCAGGCCACGAACGTGAAGTCGGCGCCCAAATCAATGACTGGATGGTCCAATCCCTGCCGGTCACCACAGAACTTCTGCGCCAAGTGTGGGCTGATGAAAGCTGGCGCACAGCGCTCACGGATCTTGTCATTGTCCCGTGCTCCTCAACCGGTGTCCCGGCCCCGGGCGATGGACCGTCGGGATTCCTCCGCAGCGCGGATACCACCGTTGGCATCGGCCTGGTCACCTTGGATGGCGAAAGCGAAGTCCTCGAATCCGAGCATTTCCTCATTGCCCACCCCATTGACCTCGGCGAGGACCTCGATGACTACCGCGCTTTTGCCGCCGAACTCGGAATCGTCCAAAACACCGCCCAACTCATGCGCGAAACGTTCACCGCCGGCGAGCGCGACCCCGAGTCAACCAGCATCGCTGACTATGCCGACGGCGAGTTCGAAGCCCTTCAACATGCGACCTCCCGTGCCCGCACGCTGGGCTACGTGGTCAAGGGCGGATTCGCCGTCTGCAACCTAACCTCCCAGGGCGCACCTGTTCAGGCAAGCTACTGGGTTGGCTCCGGAGATCCTCAATACGAGACCTCCACAGGCGATCTCAACTGGGTCAGCGGCGGAACCACCTTGGCGCTCAAAGATGTTGGGGCAGCAGCATTCAGTGAAGGCATGAGGATGGCCGCGGCCATCTATGCAGGACGCAAGGTTGAAGCAGGAGACGATGCAGCGTGA
- a CDS encoding ATP-binding protein, whose amino-acid sequence MNQVTAQRQINPPEASYATELAFLKAYDGGPRPPGWQLTPAAVVTFILGSSSALSLPKTALTQAEVSSGAVPQRLAITPKYVGSASLVERCVVTLAGERGLMLVGEPGTAKSMLSELLAAAVCGTSQLTVQGTAGTTEDQLRYGWNYALLLAKGPSPEALVPSPVMTAMTTGAVARIEEITRCQPEVQDALVSLLSERRIFVPELGEATYAVPGFALIATANLRDRGVSDMSAALKRRFNFEVVDPIAELAHEIALVSAQTTQALRRAGSTLTPDAVVIETLVTAFRDLRQGRTVEGWPVEKPSTVLSTAEAVSVSTSIALMGGYFGAGRDPLDLIPGHLLGVVRKDDENDAVRLLGYWDAAVRRRAESGTRTWARMWELRDELQA is encoded by the coding sequence ATGAACCAGGTGACGGCGCAGCGCCAAATCAATCCTCCCGAGGCTAGCTACGCTACGGAGCTGGCGTTTCTCAAGGCGTACGACGGCGGTCCCCGGCCTCCCGGCTGGCAGCTGACACCTGCCGCCGTGGTCACCTTCATCCTCGGCAGCAGCAGCGCGCTGAGCCTGCCCAAGACGGCCCTCACCCAGGCTGAGGTGAGCTCCGGTGCGGTTCCACAGCGGCTGGCCATCACGCCCAAGTATGTGGGCAGCGCATCGCTGGTGGAGCGGTGCGTTGTGACCCTGGCCGGCGAGCGCGGACTCATGCTGGTGGGTGAACCAGGCACCGCCAAGTCCATGCTGTCCGAGCTCCTGGCGGCGGCGGTGTGCGGCACCTCCCAGCTCACGGTGCAGGGCACGGCGGGCACCACCGAGGACCAACTGCGTTACGGCTGGAACTACGCCCTCCTGCTAGCCAAGGGTCCCAGCCCCGAGGCCCTGGTTCCGAGCCCCGTCATGACCGCCATGACTACCGGGGCGGTGGCTCGCATTGAGGAGATCACCCGCTGCCAGCCCGAAGTGCAGGACGCCCTGGTCTCGCTGCTCTCCGAACGCCGCATCTTTGTCCCCGAGCTGGGCGAAGCCACGTACGCCGTGCCCGGATTCGCACTGATCGCCACCGCCAACCTGCGTGACCGCGGCGTCAGCGACATGAGCGCCGCGCTTAAGCGCCGCTTCAACTTCGAGGTGGTGGACCCCATTGCCGAGCTGGCGCACGAGATCGCCCTGGTCTCGGCGCAAACCACACAGGCGCTGCGACGGGCCGGTTCCACGCTGACCCCGGACGCTGTCGTCATTGAAACACTGGTCACTGCCTTCCGGGACCTGCGCCAGGGCCGCACCGTGGAGGGTTGGCCCGTGGAGAAACCCTCCACCGTGCTCAGCACCGCGGAGGCTGTTTCCGTATCCACCTCCATCGCGCTCATGGGCGGCTACTTCGGTGCCGGGCGGGACCCCTTGGATCTCATCCCCGGCCACCTTCTGGGCGTGGTCCGCAAGGACGACGAGAACGACGCCGTCAGGCTCCTGGGCTACTGGGATGCGGCCGTGCGCCGGCGCGCCGAGTCAGGCACCCGAACCTGGGCGCGTATGTGGGAGCTGAGGGACGAGCTGCAGGCGTGA